The segment AAACAAGTgccagctcacacacacacacacacacacacacacacacacacacacacacactgccatacTGCACACCTGCCATCCCCCCCAGAGGCCCCAGGACAGACATAGATCAGATCGTACGCTTCTTGGCGTGGCTTCCTAACCCTGACTGTCCCTCCGCTTGCTTAAAGCGACAGCCACCCCTGTATAAAGCATTATCACATCAAAGAAACAAACGACAACCCCAAGCGGTACTACGTGGCCGAGAAGTACGTGTTCGACTCCATCCCCCTCCTCATCAAATACCACCAGCACAATGGAGGAGGTGAGTTCCCGGGGACCAGGCCAGAGGGGGGCCCCCCGGCAAGCCATGTACAAGgaggagcacgggggggggggggggcaacgcTCGTGTGGGTTCCGTTAACAAGCTCCGAGGCCGTGATCCTCACGTCCTGCCACGCTTCGGGGGAGCCCGGGCAGTGACTGGGCTTCGGGGTTTGTTTTCGGGGCCGAAGCTGCTTTGTGATCGTTCTTTTCTGTCCGGTGCTTTCATGGAGACAGCGGCTAGGGCAAAACTCTAACCGCCGCCTTTGGCTTTTCAATCAACCCAGGCTTGGTCACCCGACTCCGGTATCCGGTTTGTTCCTGGAGGCAGAAAGCTCCGGTCACGGCAGGGCTGAGATATGGTGAGCCGTGTCATAGCAGGAACATTTTTAAAATGCGGGGTAAAATTCATGTTCTCAGAGGTCTAAAGCAAATTTAAAAGGATTCTCTGCGAGGGCTTCAGAGGGTACTAGAACAAGAGCAAGTATGGTTCTGATGTGGatatatataatagtataatatacatcatatatgtatgcatgtattacatattatattatatattattacatattatacattacatatgctgtatatagtatattatgtgtgtatatatcatatatcacatatataatatatagcttatatatgtattatgtgtgATTATACaatgcacaaatatatacatatagttatatattatgtACAATATATCATTTGTCATAAAGTATATATATCGTCTccgtgtatatgttatatatagcttatgtgatatataatatgtaatacatacatattatgtgattatacaatatacacatataattatatattatgtataattatacaatatattatatgtcataaaatatagatagatagatagatagatagatagatagatagatagatagatagatatggtcTCCTATGTCACTATTTCAGGGGAAAGATGGTTTCCCTCTTGGCCCTATTTGAGTTATATTAATCATAGGCCAAACTTCCGGGTGGGGTTATATAGATTGCTGTGAGCCCCACGCTTTCTCCGCTGCCTGCCTGACGCCGTcccctccaccgccccccccccctcctcccagggaAGTGGGAGATCCACCCTTCGGAGCTCACGTTTGTGCAGGAGATTGGCAGCGGGCAGTTTGGCCTGGTGCATCTGGGCTACTGGCTCCACACACACAAGGTGGCCATCAAGACCATCCAGCAGGGGGCGATGTCGGAAGAGGCCTTCCTGGAGGAGGCGGAGGTCATGATGTGAGTGGCCCCAGCCCGCGTCGCTGAGGCTCTTCTTCTGCgtgggggatgggggatgggggggtgcgGGGTGCTCTGTGCCGGGTTCTTTAAACGCCGTGGGTTAGGTGACGTGACATCAGTTATCCAGCCATGCTCAGCACTATCGAGAGACTGggtttgatctctctctctttctctctctctctctctctctctctccatctctctctctctccaggaaaCTCTCTCACCCCAAGCTGGTGCAGCTGTACGGCGTGTGTCTGGAGCAGGCCCCCATGTGCCTGGTGTTTGAGTTCATGGAGCACGGCTGCCTGTCGGATTACCTGCGCAGCCAGCGGGGGCTCTGGGGGGCCGAGACCCTGCTGGGCATGTGCCAGGACGTGTGCGAGGGCATGAGCTACCTGGAGACGGCCTGCGTCATCCACAGAGACCTGGTACGGGGGCGCCCCGGCCCACGGACAGGGGgtgctgcggggggagggggggaggcccgGCCGGTGGCCAGCCACaggcctccctgcctctcccccaccccttcctccccccacgcctcccttcctcccccccccccacgcctcccttcctcccaccacgcctcccttcctcccccccacgcctcccttcctccccccacgcctcccttcctcccccccacgcctcccttcctcccccccacgcctcccttcctccccccacgcctcccttcctcccccccacgcctcccttcctccccccccatgcCTCCCCCCACTCAGGAGGTCCCGACAGGAGTAGTTCACGAGTCACATCTTGGCCACAATCCCAGCCATTCCTCTAGTAACACTCTCCAAGTGTTGCTTGGCGTCTTTctagcctctctgagcctcagtttcccctgtgaGAAGCATAGATAAGTAGCGTGCTGCTTGAAGCAGTGTCCAAGGATTTGTCAAGATGGCACCGGGACGGCCCAGGCCCCCTGGAGCATGCCGGGGTCGGGGGGTCGTGCACCTGCTCGGCTGTCTTCACTCCTGGCGGGCACTGTGCCGCGCGGCGCCATGTCCCCGGGCTGGTTATTGGAGCTGGAGTCTCCTGAACTGTCctgatctggctggctttgaaccaggtcttccagtcctgggcttcctTACAGGTGTCAGGCCGTGTGTGGGAGGAGGGGATTATTCATTACAGCTCCTCAAGGCCTTTGCACAACAGGACGCAGcgaagctgggtgctgctggctcacgcctgtcatcctcgctcttcagaaggctgagatctgaggatcgaagttcaaagccagcctggggggtggcgggggggggagtctgtgagactcttatctctaatgaaacaccaagaagccaaaagtagagctgtggttcagatggtagagtgctagccttgagcagaaaacactaaaggatggtacccaggccctgagttcaaaccccaggactagcgcatgtgtacacacacacagaaaatgtatGGCAGAATTAGAAATCCCTTCCACCGACACAGCGggtctctctcctctccaggcTGCTCGCAATTGTTTGGTGGGTGAGAACCAGGTCATCAAGGTGTCTGACTTTGGGATGACGAGGTAATGCAGGGCCGTGGAAGCAGCcgggctgcgggggaggggggggttggaGCCCTCGCTCTGTGCTAACTCCTTGTGCCATGCCCTCCCAGGTTTGTTCTCGATGACCAGTACATCAGTTCCACGGGCACCAAGTTCCCCGTGAAGTGGGCGTCCCCAGAGGTGTTCTCCTTCAGCCGCTACAGCAGCAAGTCGGACGTGTGGTCCTTcggtgagtctctctctctctctctctctctctctctctctctctctctcacacacacacacacacacacacacacagaatgtccGTTTCCAAGAGCCCAACACTCTATAGATGTCAAAGCTAACTGCAATGTACAAAGCCGCCCCACCTAGGGACCTGGTTTCCTGGTGCCTTCATGTAGGCTCTGAGTGGGGTTTGCTTGGGGTTTGCTCCATTACAGAGGGTGTCAGCCTGGGAATTCTCTCCTCCACTTGCTAATTAGAGGGTTAGGCTGCAATTCGCCCTTGCCTGAGGCGTGTGGTTTGAACAGAGTCCAGGAATGAGGTGGGTTGACGGATGGGCACAACAGAATAAGAAAGGGTTCCTTGAAGAAAAGGGTGAGAAAAGTAGGGTGACAGACTGGAGCCCCACAGACCAAGATGGGCGGAGCGCTCCCTGCCTGCCGTGGCCTGTTAAAGTTGTTCATGAATACCTGTTTGTCTGATGTGCCCTCGTGAGCCATTTTGAGCAAATGAAGCCTCTCTTCTTGCATTCGGTTTGCAGAACTATTGTATAGCCATTGTGGTCCAGCCAGGTTTTACCAGCAACGCCCCACATTGCAAAGACACCTCAGTAGAAACTCTGGCATCTGTGGGCGTGAGTGTTCTGTAATGTCAAGCCTAGAATTCCCAACTGCTCCCaggcatttgggggggggggctcccagggACGCTGTTCTAGAGGTCTCCAAGGAAGAGGTTTTGTGAGGTGACTTTTATTCAGATTATTTTGGAGACCATACTGTGGGAAACTCTCGTTTAGGATTTTCTGGCTATGGTCCTAAAGCAGAGATGAGCGCTGTGCACACACCCCTCTGGTATATATTTGTGAAGGATGAAGATAAAGCTGGGTGTGGTTTTCCTACGAAGGGCAAAAGAGCACAATGTCTGGTCCAGGGACCACGATGGACAATGGAAGATGCCGTCCGCGTGGTCCACGTGGTCCATTTTGGTCCACTGTAGGTTGAGTTTCTTAACCCCAAACGATTGGGATCAAAAGTGTTCCCAACCTGGAATTTTGAACCTTTTGCATGCACATAAGGAATTACCTTGAAGGTGAGACCCGCGTCTAAATAAACACAAGTCTGTTCGTTCCATGTACCTGGTCCACAGAGCTTGAAGGTAATCTCacccagtatttttttaaattatcattttgTGTATGAAGTTTCATAGTGTGGGCTTTTTTCACTTCTGGTACCATGTCAATACTCAAAAAGTTTCCGATTTTagagcccggcactggtggcacacacttataattccagccactcgggaggctgagatacaagactcttggtgtgaagccagccaggccagcagAGGGCCTgaaactcttccctccaattaactactcaaaagccagaaggggccatagcccaagtgctagagcactagcctcaagcaaaaaagctcagggacagcgcccaggctctgagttcaagccccacacacagCCTACCAGAAAAAGTTTCAGATCTTAGAGCATTTTGGACTTCTGGTTTATGGATGTtgaagcaatattttttttaagtcttttttttttttttggccagtcctgggccttggactcagggcctgagcactgtccctggcttcttcccgctcaaggctagcactctgccacttgagccacagcgccgcttctggccgttttctgtatatgtggtgctggggaatcgaacctagggcctcgtgtatccgaggcaggcactcttgccactaggctatatccccagccctgaagcaatatttttttttaaatatcaaattgaATTCACATTTTTAACTCTCAAtgacttttgaagaaaaaaaaacagcaaagatgACAAAAATGAGTTCTCATTTGGTGACAAACCATagccatctttttgttgttgttgttgttcagtcctggggcttgaactcagggcctgagcactgtccctgagcttctttttgctcaaggctagcactctactactttagccacagcgccacttccagctttttgtgtgtatgtggtgctggggaatcgaacccagggcttcatgcatgctaggcaagtgctctaccgctgagccacactcccagtccccaTAGCCATCAGGTAGGCCGGATCCTATCCTTGTGGAGCAAGGGCCTAACGCCCCACAGTGTGACCTGCAGAGGTAAGTCTGCATTTTGGTCCGGGGTGGGCTCTGTAGCTGTGTGTTTTGTCACCCTTGCTTCTAGGTGTGCTCATGTGGGAAGTCTTCAGTGAAGGCAAAATCCCATACGAAAACCGAAGCAACTCGGAGGTGGTGGAGGACATCAGCACCGGCTTCCGGCTGTACAAGCCCCGCCTGGCCTCGCCGCCCGTCTACCAGCTCATGAATCTCTGCTGGAAAGAGGTCAGTCCCCTGCACCAAAAGGCACCATGTCCCCTGCCTCTGTCTACAGGAATGCTAATGCCATTAGGGATGAGACGgcaggatgaggatgaggatgaggatgaggatggctGAAATGTATTACCAGCAATGGGACCTTGAGGGTACTCCcgttttattttatcttgtcagtcatggggttgaacccagggcctgggcactgtccctgagctctcttggctcaaggctagcgctctaccacgttgagccacagctccgcttctagttttctggtggttcattggaggtaagtctcgtgggctttccagccccagctggctttgaaccgccatcctcagatctcagcctcctgagtagctaggatgacaggcgtgagccaccggtgcccatctccctttattttttttgttttccttttacactATTCTACACTGTTACGAAGCAcggccttccttctttctctgtctacACCACTGGCCTATTTGTTTAGCCAGACACCAACACCGCCCTGTCTTGAATACCAGTGCTTTTCAGTGAGTTCTGGAGTTGTGCGGCTTGGTCGTTGGCACAGGGGCTCTGCACACGCTTTGCCTCGTCATACAGAGCGCGGGGTGTGATTGGCGATCCCTTCTGCATCGCTAGCGGGGTTCTCATGGGAATAGTGTCACCTCTGAAGGCTGAACCCACCACAGCGAAGACCTTAGCggcacacttttcttttttttatttttattttttgccagtcctggggcttggactcagggcctgagcactgtccctggcttcttcttgctcaaggctagcactctgccacttgagccacagcgccacttctggccattttctgtatatgtggtgccggggaatcgaacccagggcctcatgtatacgaggcaagcactcttgccactaggccgtatccccagccccagcagtacACTTTTCCTGCACAGGACCATGCTCTGTTTctccatgtatttatttcttcctttcactACAAAGTTTACTTTTCCCCCCTCATATCAAGCCTGgacatttttctgtgtgtgagaTTGATGCTTAAATAGCTCTTCCTTGGTGCTATGTAACAATTCATTTTATGATGGTATTTTTTTATGCGTGacttatttcatcttttttttagtATCTCCTTTTGACAGATGATAAGACTAACATAAAGAGAGGCTTAGTAACCAGAGGATAGCTATGTCACAGCTAATGAGTAGTGaggttaaaatttaaaatgaggccacctttggtgggggaagggcgccaagagcgaggcgctgcccctcccccagccctgggacagtgtgggatggagcccctcccaccttctggcctcaaccggaaaagaagccccccgccccggggggggggggggaaacgtgCGTgacaccatgatggggttgtcccgcccacaaaggaagtttcatgacatcatggtctttagcctatgaatGGCCCTTTGgtcagccccctttctttcccgccattacctctatataagtccctttccctattaaagattttgagacgcattccaccatcaaaaaaataaattaattaaataaaataaaatgaggccaCCTAATTTCAGAATAACCGCCATTAACCACGAAGGCATAGTGCCCCCCGGGCAGTCTCTGTGAATGCATATTTTCAAATTAGCAAAAGATAACATTatcagctgggcattggtggcccaaacctatagtcctagccactcaggagactgagatctgaggatccaggtttgaagccagccagaaaactctgtgagactcttatccaatgagccaccaaaaatccagaaacggagttgtggctcaaatagtagtgtgttagccttaagctaaaaagctcaggtacagagctcagtccctgagttcaagccccaggaaaggcactaaagagagagagacttctgCTGTTGAATTctgacttgctttgaacttggcTTTGCCATGCAAGTACAAAGAACTCACAGagacctttttcttctcttccagagACCAGAAGAGCGGCCCCCCTTCTCTAAACTGTTGGGTCAGCTGGCAGAAATCGCGGAATCAGGGCTTTAGCAGAAAGTCCCCTGCCAGCCCCCGGGGTCTGGACTGTGATGGAAGGAGAACAGCCTCCTTCCAACAAGCATTAAAAGTGGCCACCAGCCCCGGACTCCCCAGAGGTGGCTGGCTTGGTGGCCCTGGTCCCTGAGCTGCCACCAATGCGGTATCCTGACAGCcagaggctggaggcctggccaCGGGCCTGGGCAGAAACCTCCATCTGCAGACTTGCTCTTCTTCGCAGTAGGAGAGGCTGACGGAGCCCCTCAGGTTCTCATGATTAGTATTTTAAGCGTGGATGGAGCCCAAGCGTAATGGTTCAAGACACTTTCTCTGCTTGTCCCAATAATGCAGTCCTCCAGCCTATGGCCCGATGTCATCAGGAGTGGCTTTGGACAGGCTGCCGCGTCTCTCCCGTTGTGTGCTCTCGTGGACGGATTGGGGTGATCCGTTCAGACTCCATGACTGAGCTATTGGGAATCTAATGTCTAGTCAGGAATACAAGGAGCATCTGATGTTGGGGAGCCAACGGGCACAAAAAGAAAGGTTTGGGGGTGTTGGCACTCCAAGGCCCGTATTCTGTACCGAGTCATGTGAATGACTTTGCCTCTGCTTTTAGGAAGATTGCTGAAG is part of the Perognathus longimembris pacificus isolate PPM17 chromosome 25, ASM2315922v1, whole genome shotgun sequence genome and harbors:
- the Itk gene encoding tyrosine-protein kinase ITK/TSK; this encodes MNNYVLLEEQLIKRSQQKRRTSPSNFKIRFFVLTKASLAYFEDRPGKKRVLKGSIELSRIKCVEIVRGDVSIPCHYKYPFQVVHDNYLLYVFAPDRESRQRWVLALKEETRNNNTLVSKYHPNFWIDGRWRCCSQMEKLAAGCAQYDPTKNASKKPLPPTPEDNRRSLQEPKETLLIALYDYQTNDPQELALQCDEEYFLLDSSEIHWWRVQDQNGHEGYVPSSYLVEKSPNNLNIYAWYNKSISRDKAEKLLLDTGKEGAFMVRDSRTPGTYTVSVFTKAIVSDSHPCIKHYHIKETNDNPKRYYVAEKYVFDSIPLLIKYHQHNGGGLVTRLRYPVCSWRQKAPVTAGLRYGKWEIHPSELTFVQEIGSGQFGLVHLGYWLHTHKVAIKTIQQGAMSEEAFLEEAEVMMKLSHPKLVQLYGVCLEQAPMCLVFEFMEHGCLSDYLRSQRGLWGAETLLGMCQDVCEGMSYLETACVIHRDLAARNCLVGENQVIKVSDFGMTRFVLDDQYISSTGTKFPVKWASPEVFSFSRYSSKSDVWSFGVLMWEVFSEGKIPYENRSNSEVVEDISTGFRLYKPRLASPPVYQLMNLCWKERPEERPPFSKLLGQLAEIAESGL